A single window of Lepeophtheirus salmonis chromosome 2, UVic_Lsal_1.4, whole genome shotgun sequence DNA harbors:
- the LOC121132343 gene encoding tyrosine-protein kinase Src64B: MGNGKSKEKSSCGGNPNGFPYVNDYRPDPTRVGGGVDRIRSAHEDLHPQLRNGNVSSGGSVGQSPSHGASSIAPFINGTRPTIRGQVVIALYTYQGSECGDMSFKKGDQMEILDDTDPDWWVARHMVTGEKGHIPRNYVAFQSSIESEEWYFGKISRREAEEYLMSHTNARGTFLLRESEQNPGGFALSIKDWDQERSYHVKHYKIKPLDNGRGFFITTRQTFNSLQDLVKGYQSVMCKGLCCQLTKPCSKPQPRDGRSNALEYVTRDQYEIPRSQITLTKKLGAGNFGEVWKGTWQGRVEVAVKTLKPNTMSPEAFLQEAEIMKKFSHPHLVAMYAVCTDQEPFYIITEFMCNGALLDFLRKEDGKGKLTFDNLISISAQVAKGMSHLERKGLIHRDLAARNVLIGENLIAKVADFGLARVIVDNEYSAHQGARFPVKWTAPEAISFGKFTVKSDVWSFGILLMEVFTYGQVPYPGMNNREVIDQVERGYRMAQPTNATYPESKTLPKEVAIAQANVYKITLECWNRDPFKRPTFEFLAHMFEDFNITTQNQYME, from the exons ATGGGGAATGGGAAGAGTAAAGAGAAATCCTCTTGTG GTGGCAACCCCAACGGCTTTCCCTATGTCAATGATTATCGTCCTGATCCAACCCGAGTGGGAGGCGGCGTGGATCGGATCCGTTCCGCGCATGAGGATCTGCACCCACAGCTTCGTAATGGAAATGTGAGCTCTGGGGGGAGCGTGGGTCAAAGTCCATCCCACGGAGCATCTTCCATTGCTCCCTTCATTAATGGGACTCGGCCCACGATCCGGGGGCAAGTGGTGATCGCACTCTACACTTACCAAGGATCCGAGTGTGGCGACATGAGCTTCAAAAAGGGAGATCAGATGGAGATCCTGGACGACACGGATCCTGATTGGTGGGTTGCGCGTCACATGGTCACTGGAGAAAAAGGACATATTCCTCGTAACTATGTGGCCTTCCAAAGTTCTATTGAGAGTGAAGA ATGGTATTTCGGTAAAATTAGCCGACGAGAAGCTGAGGAATACCTCATGTCTCACACTAATGCTCGAGGTACATTTTTACTGAGGGAGAGTGAACAAAATCCGGGAGGCTTCGCACTTAGTATCAAAGATTGGGATCAAGAACGGAGCTATCATGTTAAACATTATAAGATAAAACCCCTTGATAATGGAAGAGGTTTCTTCATCACAACACGACAAACTTTTAATTCTCTTCAAGACTTAGTGAAGGGATATCAAAGTGTTATGTGTAAAGGACTATGTTGTCAGCTTACTAAACCTTGTTCTAAACCTCAACCTCGGGATGGAAGGAGTAATGCCCTCGAATATGTCACAAGGGATCAGTACGAAATTCCCAGGAGTCAAATTACGTTAACGAAGAAATTGGGAGCTGGAAACTTTGGTGAAGTTTGGAAGG GAACTTGGCAAGGGCGTGTTGAAGTTGCAGTCAAAACACTCAAACCAAATACCATGTCACCTGAAGCATTTTTACAAGAGGCAgaaattatgaagaaattttctCATCCCCATCTTGTGGCTATGTATGCAGTTTGTACGGATCAAGAACCTTTCTACATAATTACAGAATTTATGTGCAATGGAGCCCTTCTTGATTTTCTTCGTAAAGAAGATGGAAAGGGAAAACTTACATTTGATAATCTCATATCCATATCTGCTCAA GTAGCTAAAGGTATGTCACATTTGGAGCGCAAGGGTCTAATTCATCGAGATCTTGCAGCAAGAAATGTTTTGATCGGTGAAAACTTGATCGCTAAAGTCGCTGATTTCGGTTTGGCTCGTGTAATAGTTGACAATGAATACTCAGCTCATCAAGGTGCACGTTTTCCAGTCAAATGGACAGCTCCTGAAGCTATTTCTTTTGGAAAGTTTACAGTTAAATCTGATGTATGGTCGTTCGGAATTTTACTCATGGAGGTTTTTACGTATGGACAGGTTCCTTATCCAG gtatGAATAATCGAGAGGTAATAGATCAAGTGGAAAGGGGCTATAGGATGGCTCAACCTACTAATGCCACTTATCCTGAATCAAAAACCTTACCCAAGGAAGTGGCAATTGCGCAGGCAAACGTGTataaa ATCACGTTGGAATGCTGGAATAGAGATCCATTTAAGAGGCCTACTTTCGAATTCCTGGCTCATATGTTTGAAGATTTTAACATCACTACTCAGAACCAATATATGGAGTAA